In the Oryza glaberrima chromosome 6, OglaRS2, whole genome shotgun sequence genome, one interval contains:
- the LOC127775615 gene encoding xylanase inhibitor protein 1-like, whose amino-acid sequence MELASRRAASLLAVAAIAAVFLAGPVTAVGKTGQVTVFWGRNKDEGTLREACDSGLYTMVIMSFLNVYGHGKYNLDLSGHPIAGMGDDIKHCQFIGVPVSLSIGGFGNGYSLPSNRSALELFDYLWNAYFGGSKAGVYRPFGDAWLDGVDLFLEHGTPADRYDVLALELAKHNIRGAPGKPLHLTATPRCTFPPSSYLGRAVATGIFERIHIRIYDDDNCEAYWHLAWDKWTAAYPATRFYVGMTASEMTHGWVHPKNVYYDVAPSTQKADNYGGFMIWDRYYDKLSNYTSMVKAYA is encoded by the coding sequence ATGGAGCTCGCAAGCAGGAGGGCAGCCTCCCTCCTGGCCGTCGCGGCCATTGCAGCCGTCTTCCTCGCCGGCCCGGTCACGGCCGTGGGGAAGACCGGCCAGGTGACCGTCTTCTGGGGCCGGAACAAGGACGAGGGCACCCTCCGCGAGGCCTGCGACTCCGGGCTCTACACCATGGTCATCATGTCCTTCCTCAACGTGTACGGACACGGCAAGTACAACCTCGACCTCTCGGGACACCCCATAGCCGGCATGGGCGACGACATCAAGCACTGCCAGTTCATCGGCGTCCCGGTGTCGCTCTCCATCGGCGGCTTCGGCAACGGCTACTCGCTGCCGTCCAACCGATCGGCGCTCGAGCTCTTCGACTACCTCTGGAACGCCTACTTCGGCGGGTCCAAGGCGGGCGTGTACCGCCCCTTCGGCGACGCGTGGCTCGACGGCGTCGACCTGTTCCTGGAGCACGGCACGCCCGCGGACAGGTACGACGTGCTGGCGCTGGAGCTCGCCAAGCACAACATCCGCGGCGCGCCCGGGAAGCCGCTGCACCTGACAGCGACGCCGCGGTGCACGTTCCCGCCCAGCAGCTACCTCGGCCGCGCTGTGGCGACGGGGATCTTCGAGCGCATCCACATCCGGATCTACGACGACGACAACTGCGAGGCCTACTGGCACCTGGCGTGGGACAAGTGGACGGCGGCGTACCCGGCGACGCGGTTCTACGTGGGGATGACGGCATCGGAGATGACGCACGGGTGGGTGCACCCCAAGAACGTCTACTACGACGTCGCCCCGTCCACGCAGAAGGCGGACAACTACGGCGGCTTCATGATCTGGGACCGATACTACGACAAGCTGAGCAACTACACCAGCATGGTCAAGGCCTATGCTTGA